Proteins encoded by one window of Flexibacter flexilis DSM 6793:
- a CDS encoding TMEM175 family protein, with translation MKESFKKEIAFERVLFFSDAIVAIAITLLALNLKLEIPSGQHLSFADLLRPWKTILAFVLSFINIANFWKTHHDFFIYINRLDRVLVLLNIAWLFLIVVLPFSTTVVSSYFGDSPAIFLYSLNVLLITILQNLIWDYAALRKNFLSPDIAPEQQRRYALMCNLDMANGAIAVVLSFFHPTLAFVLLFTKVPLFLIGALYILQERRKEIYRDGRPRSRPPF, from the coding sequence ATGAAAGAATCTTTTAAAAAAGAAATAGCCTTTGAAAGAGTCCTGTTTTTTAGTGATGCCATCGTGGCCATTGCCATTACGCTGCTGGCTCTGAACCTCAAATTAGAAATTCCGTCGGGGCAACATCTGAGTTTTGCGGATTTGCTGCGGCCTTGGAAAACGATTTTGGCTTTTGTGCTGTCGTTTATCAACATCGCGAATTTCTGGAAAACGCACCACGATTTTTTTATTTACATCAATCGCCTCGACCGCGTGTTGGTTTTGCTCAATATTGCGTGGCTGTTTCTGATAGTGGTGTTGCCGTTTAGTACGACGGTGGTCAGTTCGTATTTTGGCGACAGCCCCGCCATTTTTTTGTACAGCCTTAATGTACTACTAATCACCATTTTACAAAATCTCATTTGGGATTATGCCGCGCTGCGCAAGAATTTTCTTAGCCCCGACATTGCACCCGAACAGCAACGCCGCTACGCGCTTATGTGCAATCTGGACATGGCCAACGGCGCGATTGCAGTCGTTTTGTCGTTCTTCCACCCTACTCTTGCGTTTGTGTTGCTGTTCACCAAAGTGCCACTTTTTTTGATTGGTGCGCTGTATATTCTCCAAGAGCGGCGCAAAGAAATCTACCGCGATGGCAGACCCAGAAGCCGACCACCGTTTTAA
- a CDS encoding ATP-dependent helicase — METSTKTDLSSLNDQQREAVVSEAKRLLVLAGAGSGKTKTLLQKLIYLIEEKGVNPAHILAITFTKNAANEMIDRLIISADTTGEYEQKLFDKKLSQTEKNRERYFQQKKYKWIDNLTIRTFHSFCYTVLRSYGVNEFDNKFKVLGAEQQAEDEEISTHVAPENTFDIFHKLLINQCEDVTYLLKLKRYILDYVVDKIHLRKEENKLPVKDGKFFTTLDGTKVRSKSEQYIADWLYRHSIKYEYEPELNVKDFYFRPDFYIPDANIYLEHISDKSFSMKNKEEQFNKGNLLLVKTYESMTKDSALFNHTLEKIIKNRLPANYHRKVSLSFREEFNSYHDDVKDFVLQTMRITDMIKVDNLSFEGILQKAQADPHERVRNFYELAIPIALQYNNYCVDKSYLDFNDLIGRSTSLFKNHADIAQVYKQRYQYILVDEFQDVNNIQVELIKLLLTENTQLFCVGDDWQSIYGFRGSNVSYILEFEKHFTNSQLIKLNLNYRSTQNIVGASNEVIKHNKFKVNKDIIASKKSEHKIVIYAGNNEEDNIHFCAKKVKELLADGYLHDDILFLYRRSKMFTPYLNYFKQQGIKVSGKTIHGAKGLEAKIVFILGLTEGYGGFPDIWLEDRIFQVIKKANHDLLMEEERRLFYVAITRAKDKLFLITEKGNESSFLKEIPENFTVRTSLPAKSVVDKVVLCQKCYSQLEKLWIVCPYCGQTVGA; from the coding sequence ATGGAAACCTCTACCAAAACAGATTTGAGTTCGCTCAACGACCAACAGCGCGAAGCCGTAGTAAGTGAAGCAAAAAGACTGTTAGTTTTGGCGGGTGCTGGCTCAGGAAAAACAAAAACACTTTTACAGAAATTAATTTATCTTATCGAAGAAAAAGGCGTAAATCCTGCGCATATCTTAGCGATTACTTTTACTAAAAATGCTGCCAATGAAATGATAGACCGTCTTATTATTTCGGCAGACACAACAGGAGAATATGAGCAAAAACTTTTTGATAAAAAGCTAAGCCAAACAGAAAAAAATAGAGAAAGATATTTTCAGCAAAAGAAATACAAATGGATTGATAATCTTACAATCCGAACGTTTCACAGCTTTTGTTATACGGTATTGCGGAGCTATGGCGTAAATGAATTTGACAACAAATTCAAGGTTTTGGGCGCAGAACAGCAAGCCGAAGACGAAGAAATTTCTACGCACGTAGCACCCGAAAATACATTTGATATTTTCCATAAATTATTAATTAATCAGTGCGAAGATGTAACGTATTTATTGAAGCTAAAACGCTATATTTTGGATTATGTAGTAGATAAAATTCATCTACGAAAAGAAGAAAATAAATTGCCTGTTAAAGACGGTAAATTTTTTACGACACTGGACGGCACAAAAGTACGTTCTAAGTCAGAACAATATATTGCCGATTGGCTTTACAGACACAGCATCAAATACGAATACGAGCCAGAATTAAACGTCAAAGATTTTTATTTCCGACCCGATTTTTATATTCCTGATGCCAATATTTATTTGGAACACATCAGCGACAAAAGTTTTTCGATGAAAAATAAAGAAGAGCAATTCAACAAAGGGAATTTGCTCTTGGTGAAAACGTATGAAAGCATGACGAAAGACTCGGCCTTGTTCAATCATACGCTCGAAAAAATCATAAAAAACAGGTTACCAGCCAATTATCACCGAAAAGTTTCGCTTTCGTTCCGCGAAGAGTTCAACAGTTATCATGACGATGTGAAAGACTTTGTGTTGCAAACCATGCGCATCACGGACATGATAAAAGTGGATAATTTAAGCTTTGAAGGCATTTTGCAAAAAGCACAAGCAGACCCACACGAACGAGTACGCAATTTTTATGAATTAGCCATTCCGATAGCCTTGCAATACAATAATTATTGCGTGGACAAATCGTATTTAGATTTTAATGACCTGATTGGCCGTTCTACGTCTTTATTTAAAAATCACGCGGATATTGCGCAAGTATATAAGCAGCGATACCAATATATTTTGGTAGATGAATTTCAGGACGTAAATAACATACAAGTAGAATTAATCAAGCTACTTTTAACCGAAAATACGCAGCTTTTTTGTGTGGGCGACGACTGGCAAAGTATTTATGGATTTCGAGGTTCTAACGTGAGTTATATTCTCGAATTTGAGAAACATTTTACTAATTCTCAATTAATAAAATTAAACTTAAATTACAGAAGCACTCAAAACATCGTTGGGGCGAGTAATGAAGTAATAAAGCACAATAAATTTAAAGTAAATAAAGATATTATTGCTTCCAAAAAATCCGAACATAAAATCGTGATTTATGCAGGAAATAACGAAGAAGATAATATTCATTTTTGCGCCAAAAAAGTAAAAGAATTGCTGGCTGACGGTTATTTGCACGACGATATTTTATTTCTGTACAGAAGAAGTAAAATGTTTACGCCTTATTTGAATTATTTCAAGCAACAAGGCATCAAAGTTTCGGGTAAAACGATTCATGGGGCGAAGGGTTTGGAGGCAAAAATCGTGTTTATTCTTGGCCTGACGGAAGGTTACGGCGGTTTTCCTGATATTTGGCTGGAAGACCGTATTTTTCAGGTGATCAAAAAGGCCAACCACGATTTGTTGATGGAGGAAGAGCGCAGGCTTTTTTATGTAGCCATCACCAGAGCCAAAGACAAACTTTTTTTGATTACGGAAAAAGGCAACGAATCGAGTTTTTTGAAAGAAATCCCCGAAAACTTCACGGTTCGGACCTCGCTACCCGCCAAGTCGGTGGTGGACAAGGTGGTTCTTTGCCAAAAATGTTATAGCCAACTGGAAAAACTCTGGATTGTGTGTCCGTATTGCGGGCAAACGGTCGGGGCTTAA
- a CDS encoding YciI family protein, which yields MKEFALIFRNSANPEAKPSAQQMQQLMTDWMNWMGSVAAQNKLADEGNRLSMSEAKTVRPDNVITDGPYTEIKEFINGYIIVRTADINEAVLIAQQCPILGIGGNVEVRAIVTPNDNS from the coding sequence ATGAAAGAATTTGCGTTAATTTTCAGGAACAGTGCTAATCCAGAAGCCAAGCCTTCGGCTCAACAAATGCAACAGCTCATGACCGACTGGATGAACTGGATGGGAAGCGTTGCAGCCCAAAACAAGTTGGCCGACGAAGGCAACCGACTTTCGATGTCTGAAGCCAAAACCGTGCGCCCCGACAACGTGATAACCGATGGCCCTTACACCGAAATCAAAGAATTTATCAACGGCTACATCATCGTCCGAACCGCCGACATAAACGAGGCCGTCCTAATCGCACAACAATGCCCGATTCTGGGAATTGGCGGAAACGTGGAAGTGAGAGCAATCGTAACGCCCAATGACAACAGCTAA
- a CDS encoding RNA polymerase sigma factor — protein sequence MTTANNLLPHLFRTEYTKMTAVLCRHFGLKHIEIAEDIASETFLKAFECWPTSGIPDNPTSWLYRVAKNKTLDYLRRNTLFEKEIRPQWQAGQTTISPEINLEFSPKTIADSQLAMIFAVCQPHNSPEAQVCLALQILCGFSVEEIASAFLAKAETIKKRLYRARNNLRNQAFELETLSEKEILERLNTVLQTLYLFFNEGYFSQTNQQQTRQDLCAEAVRLMLILVENPLTNTPETNALLSLMCYQSSRLAARTDEAGQAILFEQQDQTLWDKTLIDKGNYYLVKAFSQLQPPPSRYHLQASIAYWHAAPPCPDKWPYILQLYDQLTQIESSSIMVLSRLFAVSKVHGAAQAIAETQVLAWHENVNYEALLGYLYGQTDASETAIAHYQKAITLSQSSGEKQMFAKHIAALRKG from the coding sequence ATGACAACAGCTAACAATTTGTTGCCCCATTTGTTCAGAACAGAATACACCAAAATGACGGCGGTACTATGTCGTCATTTTGGTTTGAAACATATTGAAATTGCCGAAGACATCGCCAGCGAAACTTTCCTGAAAGCCTTTGAGTGTTGGCCGACAAGTGGAATCCCCGACAACCCTACCTCGTGGCTGTACCGCGTTGCAAAAAACAAAACACTGGATTATTTGCGCCGAAATACCCTTTTTGAAAAAGAAATTCGTCCGCAATGGCAAGCAGGCCAAACCACGATTAGCCCAGAAATCAATCTCGAATTTTCACCCAAAACCATTGCAGACAGCCAATTAGCAATGATTTTTGCGGTTTGCCAGCCACACAACTCGCCCGAAGCACAGGTTTGTTTGGCCTTGCAAATTCTGTGCGGTTTTAGTGTAGAAGAAATTGCGTCCGCTTTTTTGGCCAAAGCCGAAACCATCAAAAAACGACTTTATCGCGCCCGAAACAATCTCCGAAATCAAGCGTTTGAGTTGGAAACTTTATCGGAAAAAGAGATTCTGGAACGGCTAAATACAGTGTTACAAACCTTGTATCTGTTTTTTAATGAAGGTTATTTTTCGCAAACCAACCAGCAGCAAACACGACAAGACCTTTGTGCGGAAGCTGTGCGGCTCATGCTCATTTTGGTAGAAAATCCGCTCACCAACACGCCCGAAACCAATGCTTTGCTTTCGCTGATGTGCTATCAGAGTAGCCGCTTGGCCGCTCGTACCGACGAGGCGGGGCAGGCCATTTTGTTTGAGCAACAAGACCAAACGCTTTGGGATAAAACCCTGATAGACAAAGGAAATTATTATTTGGTAAAAGCTTTTTCGCAACTTCAGCCGCCGCCCAGCCGCTACCATTTGCAAGCCAGTATTGCGTATTGGCACGCTGCACCGCCCTGCCCTGACAAATGGCCATACATTTTACAGCTTTACGACCAACTCACTCAAATAGAAAGTTCTTCTATTATGGTATTAAGTCGGCTTTTTGCGGTGAGTAAAGTGCATGGCGCAGCACAGGCCATTGCCGAAACGCAGGTGTTGGCGTGGCACGAAAATGTAAATTATGAAGCTTTATTGGGTTATTTGTACGGGCAAACAGATGCGTCCGAAACAGCCATTGCACATTATCAAAAAGCCATAACATTGAGCCAGTCCAGCGGCGAAAAGCAGATGTTTGCCAAGCATATTGCGGCGTTGCGGAAAGGATAG
- a CDS encoding retropepsin-like aspartic protease: MKLIIRTFLLIILTSQLVNAQKTLPTLKTNKTSISIQEGNSEYKDVWEISPEVKLDVFVANPFRGTQTIVFRSDIDSISFTVKPNKKYDFIILLNGKDKAYTQISTYSKAKPSLEPKLFYTRLKKANTQTDTIPFTLGKDNWIHLKGKINNSDTVDFLFDTGAGICVITSSIINKKVNLTIDGSEENGGTDGIATVDKSAKNVIEISNLKWENVPLLSINYQKPTFDAVMGWVAFENKIIEIDYEKHILVVHQFLPNLSAEYTKLPYQLIGGVPYIKCKLVVNKKEVEGWFDFDSGSNGELIIGQKFARDNALNDAMKNIGTSISVGSTGKAIKNNKVILPKLKLGDYEMYQVPLAIQEQEVEGDEHNENIGNNILKRFNTIIDFKAGFIYLKPNNLFYTPIIRN; encoded by the coding sequence ATGAAATTAATAATTCGTACATTTTTACTAATCATCCTAACTTCACAGTTGGTGAATGCTCAAAAAACGCTACCAACCCTCAAGACAAACAAAACTTCAATCAGTATTCAAGAAGGAAATTCTGAATACAAGGACGTTTGGGAAATTTCTCCTGAAGTAAAATTGGATGTTTTTGTTGCAAATCCATTCAGAGGAACCCAAACAATTGTGTTTCGCTCGGACATTGATAGCATTTCTTTTACTGTAAAGCCCAATAAAAAATATGACTTTATTATTTTGTTGAATGGAAAAGACAAAGCATACACACAAATAAGTACTTATAGCAAAGCGAAGCCTTCATTAGAACCTAAACTTTTCTATACAAGATTAAAAAAGGCTAACACACAAACAGATACGATTCCTTTTACGCTTGGCAAAGACAATTGGATTCATTTAAAAGGTAAAATTAATAATTCGGATACCGTCGATTTTTTATTTGATACAGGCGCAGGAATTTGTGTGATAACTTCTTCAATTATTAACAAAAAAGTAAACCTTACAATAGATGGAAGTGAGGAAAATGGCGGAACTGACGGTATCGCGACAGTGGACAAAAGTGCTAAAAATGTAATTGAAATCAGTAATTTAAAATGGGAAAATGTCCCGCTTTTATCCATCAATTATCAAAAACCTACTTTTGATGCTGTGATGGGTTGGGTTGCATTCGAAAATAAAATCATTGAAATTGATTATGAAAAACATATTTTAGTAGTTCATCAATTTTTACCAAACTTATCTGCCGAATATACAAAGCTACCATATCAGTTAATCGGTGGGGTTCCGTATATAAAATGTAAACTTGTTGTCAATAAAAAAGAAGTGGAAGGCTGGTTTGATTTTGATAGCGGTTCTAATGGAGAATTGATTATTGGCCAAAAATTTGCCAGAGACAATGCCCTCAACGACGCGATGAAAAATATTGGTACAAGTATCTCGGTTGGTAGTACGGGAAAAGCCATTAAAAACAATAAAGTGATTTTGCCAAAATTAAAATTAGGCGATTATGAAATGTATCAAGTTCCGTTAGCCATTCAGGAACAAGAAGTAGAGGGCGATGAACATAATGAAAATATTGGAAATAATATTTTGAAACGTTTTAATACCATCATTGATTTTAAGGCTGGTTTTATTTACTTAAAACCCAACAACTTATTTTACACACCGATCATACGAAACTAA
- a CDS encoding AsmA family protein, which yields MKKVLYVVLGVIVLLFAALASIPLFFKDSIKAKIDSEIANAVNAKVYYNANDFGLSIFSSFPNLTVSMGNFGVVGQDTFAHDTLAAVKSFNAVVDIMSVIGGDKIKVKEISLIEPKIRVIVLANGKANWDISKPSATPTDTAKSEPSSFNIGIDKWSIKDGNICYTDLTIPLKAEVLGLNHTGKGDFTQDIFDLNMQTVINSLSVTFDKVNYLSNKKLEADMTLNMDLPNAKYTFKENNFKLNEFAFGFDGYVAMPAAGIETDIKFKTLETKFKSILSLVPGVYMADFADIKTDGTLAFDGYAKGLYNEKQMPAFGLNLKIDKGMFQYPKLPTAVTNIALDMAVKNSKGIIDETEVNISKFHLDLGKNPVDARLTLKGLTNMLLDADVSAKLNLAEITNVFPVDGLTLKGLFGLNVKAKGTYNDSLHLLPAVTANMNMIDGFVKSKDFPAPIEKINFMASVENPNGQMEATKIQVPTFGMELEGEPFSMVAFVENLVDYQYDVKVKGGVDLTKITKIYPLEGMTLAGKIKADIATRGRMSDVTAKRYAKLPTSGTLTASNFSFVSKDVPQGVKITGAAMSFDPVRAQVSKFEGFLGKSDVSANGYLSNYLAFIFNNEKLTGALNFSSKKFDTNEWLTKEEVATKTTAEEPMTVVEIPKNIDFVLASQLGEVLYDNMDITDLKGNIIVRDGTVRLDKGTFNLLGGAFGMNGLYDSRDLTHPKFDFDLDIKNLEIPKAYQTFNTVKMLAPVAENMTGKLSTKFKINGELGKDMMPVYPTMNGAGLLNIAEASLKEMKLLSGIQKVTKLSGSNSGAVNLKDLLLKAEIQNGRVFFQPFDVSAGGQKINIGGSQGFDGTIDYNIKMTVPAGAAGVALNNATSLLTGKAADGSGNVKLNLKATGNQNDPKISLLGGGSDGSSSLKSDVKANVQASLNDAKAKAQATADSLRKAAEDKAKAELDKAKADAEAKAKEEADRLKKEAEEKAKKELEKLKDKWKLPKK from the coding sequence ATGAAAAAAGTTTTGTATGTCGTTTTGGGTGTAATTGTGCTACTATTTGCCGCTTTAGCGTCTATTCCTTTGTTCTTTAAAGATTCCATTAAAGCCAAGATAGACAGCGAGATAGCCAACGCCGTAAACGCAAAAGTATATTACAATGCCAACGATTTTGGTTTAAGTATTTTTAGCAGCTTCCCGAACCTGACGGTAAGCATGGGCAATTTTGGTGTAGTGGGGCAAGACACGTTTGCGCACGACACGCTGGCCGCCGTGAAGTCTTTTAATGCCGTTGTGGACATTATGAGCGTGATTGGTGGCGACAAAATTAAGGTAAAAGAAATTTCGTTGATTGAACCAAAAATCCGCGTGATTGTGCTGGCCAATGGCAAAGCCAACTGGGACATTTCCAAACCGTCGGCTACGCCCACAGACACGGCCAAGTCCGAACCCTCGTCTTTCAATATCGGGATTGATAAATGGTCTATCAAAGACGGTAACATTTGTTACACGGATTTGACGATACCACTCAAGGCAGAAGTACTCGGCCTGAATCATACGGGCAAAGGTGATTTTACGCAAGATATTTTTGACCTGAATATGCAAACGGTCATCAACTCGCTTTCGGTTACTTTTGATAAAGTTAATTACTTGAGTAATAAAAAATTAGAAGCCGACATGACCTTGAACATGGACTTGCCAAATGCCAAATACACGTTCAAAGAAAATAACTTTAAGCTCAACGAATTTGCTTTTGGTTTTGATGGCTACGTGGCCATGCCTGCGGCTGGTATCGAAACCGACATCAAATTTAAAACCCTCGAAACCAAATTTAAAAGCATTCTTTCGCTGGTACCAGGAGTCTATATGGCCGATTTTGCGGACATCAAAACGGATGGCACGTTGGCTTTTGACGGCTACGCCAAAGGCCTTTACAACGAAAAGCAAATGCCTGCTTTCGGCCTGAATTTGAAAATCGACAAAGGAATGTTCCAGTATCCGAAATTACCGACAGCCGTTACCAATATTGCGTTGGATATGGCCGTGAAAAATTCGAAAGGCATCATCGACGAGACGGAAGTGAACATTAGCAAATTCCATTTGGATTTGGGTAAAAACCCCGTTGATGCCCGCCTGACGCTCAAAGGCCTTACGAATATGCTATTGGACGCGGACGTGAGTGCCAAACTGAATTTGGCCGAAATTACGAACGTGTTCCCAGTGGACGGCCTGACACTCAAAGGGTTGTTTGGGCTAAACGTAAAAGCCAAAGGCACGTACAACGACAGTTTACATTTGTTGCCTGCGGTGACGGCCAACATGAACATGATAGATGGCTTTGTGAAGTCTAAAGATTTTCCTGCGCCAATCGAAAAAATCAATTTTATGGCAAGCGTAGAAAACCCGAACGGCCAAATGGAAGCCACTAAAATCCAAGTACCGACTTTCGGAATGGAACTGGAAGGCGAGCCGTTTTCGATGGTGGCTTTTGTAGAAAATTTAGTTGATTATCAGTACGATGTAAAAGTAAAAGGCGGTGTAGATTTGACCAAAATCACAAAAATTTATCCGCTTGAAGGCATGACTTTGGCAGGAAAAATAAAAGCCGACATTGCCACACGCGGACGTATGTCGGATGTTACGGCCAAGCGTTACGCCAAATTGCCTACGTCGGGAACGCTGACAGCCAGCAATTTTTCGTTTGTGAGCAAAGACGTTCCGCAAGGCGTGAAAATCACGGGAGCGGCCATGAGTTTTGACCCAGTGCGCGCGCAAGTATCTAAGTTTGAAGGATTTTTGGGTAAAAGCGACGTTTCGGCTAACGGCTACTTGAGTAACTATTTGGCATTTATTTTTAATAATGAAAAGCTAACAGGCGCATTGAATTTTTCTTCTAAGAAATTTGATACCAACGAATGGCTCACTAAAGAAGAAGTCGCCACAAAAACCACCGCGGAAGAACCTATGACGGTGGTCGAAATTCCGAAAAACATTGATTTCGTGTTGGCTTCGCAACTTGGTGAAGTGCTATACGACAACATGGACATTACAGACCTGAAAGGCAACATCATCGTGCGCGACGGAACGGTACGTCTGGACAAAGGTACGTTCAATTTGTTGGGTGGCGCGTTTGGCATGAATGGCCTTTACGACTCACGCGACCTGACGCACCCGAAATTTGACTTTGATTTGGACATCAAAAACCTTGAAATTCCGAAGGCTTACCAAACTTTCAATACCGTAAAAATGTTAGCTCCTGTAGCCGAAAATATGACGGGTAAACTTTCTACCAAATTTAAAATCAATGGAGAGTTGGGCAAAGACATGATGCCTGTTTACCCAACCATGAATGGCGCAGGTTTGCTCAATATCGCGGAGGCTTCGCTCAAAGAAATGAAGTTGTTGTCTGGCATACAGAAAGTTACGAAACTAAGCGGTAGCAATTCGGGTGCTGTAAATCTTAAAGATTTGCTTCTTAAAGCCGAGATTCAGAATGGCCGCGTGTTCTTCCAACCGTTTGACGTTTCGGCGGGAGGTCAGAAAATTAACATCGGCGGAAGTCAGGGTTTTGATGGCACGATAGACTACAATATCAAAATGACTGTGCCAGCAGGTGCGGCGGGTGTTGCGCTGAACAATGCAACTTCGTTGCTTACAGGCAAAGCCGCCGACGGTTCGGGCAATGTGAAGTTGAACCTCAAAGCCACAGGCAATCAAAACGACCCTAAAATTTCGTTGTTGGGCGGTGGTTCGGATGGAAGCAGCAGCCTGAAAAGCGACGTAAAAGCCAATGTACAAGCCAGTCTCAACGATGCCAAAGCCAAGGCGCAAGCCACTGCGGACAGCCTTCGCAAAGCTGCCGAAGACAAGGCCAAAGCCGAGTTGGACAAAGCTAAAGCCGACGCAGAAGCCAAAGCCAAAGAGGAAGCCGACCGCCTGAAAAAAGAAGCGGAAGAAAAAGCGAAAAAAGAGCTTGAAAAACTCAAAGACAAATGGAAGTTGCCTAAAAAATAG
- a CDS encoding HesB/IscA family protein — protein MPISTIEKPLPVSITERAASEIKQIMANKNIPAEYALRVGIRGGGCSGLSYLLGFDKAKETDDAYTHPDGFGILIEKKHAMYVLGMQIDFEDGVNARGFIFSNPDVPQS, from the coding sequence ATGCCAATTTCGACCATAGAAAAACCGCTGCCCGTTTCCATAACAGAGCGAGCCGCCTCCGAAATAAAACAAATCATGGCCAACAAAAACATTCCTGCCGAATACGCATTACGCGTAGGCATACGCGGCGGCGGCTGTTCGGGTTTGTCGTATTTGTTGGGATTTGACAAAGCCAAAGAAACCGACGACGCTTACACACACCCCGACGGATTCGGCATTTTGATAGAAAAAAAACACGCCATGTACGTGCTCGGAATGCAAATAGATTTTGAAGATGGTGTCAATGCACGCGGCTTTATTTTCTCAAACCCCGACGTGCCACAGTCTTAA
- a CDS encoding DUF4199 domain-containing protein: MNIQLLRIAAFAGLFSGFGCATYFLLVFGNVLTSPLARYMDIWIPALAMIFSMWYVRGGRRDGHLHFWEALMMGNVTQLVTALLSASILYVVLNYVSDKALLGYIESSKIFIINSKANTIQQFGQKAYDEQLATIGQTTASGIFIDEFFKKITYMFLLVPLLSLILRHKAPAQPETKIDLTKAE, encoded by the coding sequence ATGAATATACAACTTTTGCGCATTGCCGCCTTTGCGGGGCTTTTTAGTGGATTTGGCTGCGCCACATATTTTCTTTTGGTTTTCGGCAATGTACTTACCAGTCCATTGGCGCGCTACATGGACATTTGGATTCCTGCTTTGGCCATGATTTTTTCGATGTGGTATGTGCGTGGCGGTCGCCGCGACGGGCATTTGCACTTTTGGGAAGCCTTGATGATGGGCAATGTTACGCAATTGGTAACGGCTTTGCTTTCGGCCAGCATTTTGTATGTGGTACTTAATTACGTGAGCGACAAAGCACTTTTGGGCTACATCGAAAGTTCTAAAATATTTATTATCAATTCAAAAGCCAATACGATTCAACAATTTGGGCAAAAAGCCTACGACGAGCAATTGGCCACCATCGGCCAAACCACCGCCAGCGGAATATTTATAGATGAGTTTTTCAAAAAAATAACTTATATGTTTTTGCTCGTTCCTTTGCTTTCGCTGATTTTGCGCCACAAAGCACCAGCGCAGCCCGAAACGAAAATTGATTTAACAAAAGCAGAGTAG
- a CDS encoding sugar 3,4-ketoisomerase, with amino-acid sequence MPNALEPYCIDIESFGEKERGFLSAMSGEEIPFVPQRIFWIYGTPAPCERGLHAHQKSVIFIVAMHGKAEIICESASGQTFSFLLENPQKAVIIPPLHWHKIQIEQPETVLFCMASEPYNEAAYIRDYETFRGLGA; translated from the coding sequence ATGCCTAACGCTTTAGAGCCATATTGTATTGATATTGAAAGTTTTGGAGAAAAAGAACGTGGTTTTTTGTCGGCCATGAGCGGCGAAGAAATTCCGTTTGTGCCGCAGCGTATTTTCTGGATTTATGGCACGCCTGCCCCTTGCGAGCGAGGGTTACACGCGCACCAAAAATCTGTAATTTTTATAGTGGCCATGCACGGCAAAGCCGAAATAATTTGCGAGTCAGCCAGTGGCCAAACCTTTTCTTTTTTGTTAGAAAATCCGCAAAAAGCCGTGATTATTCCGCCGCTTCATTGGCACAAAATCCAGATTGAGCAGCCCGAAACTGTCCTTTTTTGTATGGCTTCTGAGCCTTACAACGAAGCAGCTTACATTCGTGATTACGAAACTTTTAGAGGCTTAGGCGCGTAA